The window ACCGGCGTCGGGCACCACCCGGGCCAGGTTCGACTCCAGCCGCAGCACGCTCTTGCCGCGCCGCTTCCACGCGAAATCGGCGATCCGCCGGCCGAGGGCCACGGCGGCCGGCTCGGGCAGCTTCTTGACGCCGGCCCAGCCGAGCCCGTACAGCGAGTCGACCAGCTTGTCCTGTGTGGCACCCATCAGGCCGCGCCGCCCTCGGCGGCGGCGGCCGCCGCGTCGGCCTCGGCCGACTCGCGCCGTACGGTGACCACCCGCTGGATCAGGGTGACGAGCGAGCCCACCGCCACGATCCACAGCGCGATCGGCAGCAGCACGCCGATCCAGGACGGCACCCCGAAGGTCTGCAGCCCGGACAGGCCGGCCGCGACCAGCGAGATCACCAGCCGCTCGGCCCGCTCGATGAGCCCGTTGACGGCCACCGGCAGCCCGATCGACTCGCCGCGCGCCTTGGTGTACGAGACCACCTGGCCGCTGGCCAGGCAGAAGATCGCCACCGCACAGAGCGCGTTGTCGTTCCCGGAGCCCGCGTACCAGAGCGCGAGACCGCCGAAGATCGCCGCGTCCGCCACCCGGTCGAGGGTGGAGTCGAGGAAGGCCCCCCACCGGCTGGAGACCCCGGCCTGGCGGGCCATGTTCCCGTCCACCAGGTCGGAGAAGACGAAGAGGGTGATCGTGATCGTGCCCCAGAAGAACTCGCCGCGGGGGAAGAAGAACAGCGCTCCGGCCACGACTCCGGCCGTGCCGATCAGGGTGACCGCGTCCGGGCTCACCCCCCGCCGGAGCAGAAAAGCGGCGAATGGCGTGAGAACACGCGTGAAGAATGCACGCGCGTACTTGTTCAGCATGGCCTTCCCGGAGGGTCGCTGGGCCGCACGGCCACCACGGCCACCGGCTGGCCCATCGTAGCCAGCGCGCCACCGCGCGAGCGCCGCGCACCCACCGGTTCGTGCCACGTAAGACGTACTTCACGCCGCGGACCCCCTCCGACGGGCCCCCGATCCGTCCCCGCGGCGCCCTCGGCCCGTGCTGCGCACGCCCTCCCGTACATCCCCGGTACGACGTATGGACGGGATGTGACACCAGTGCAAAGCTCGAAGAATCCCGCATTCCTCCTCCGGGGAGCAGCCGGGAGACCGATCCGGACACCGATCCTCACATCACCCCACCCTCCTCACCGTCACCACCGGGAGGCATGAGAACCATGGGAGCCACATCACACCAAGCCGGAGCCGCCGGCAGGGCACTGACGGCCGACCGCCCCTCTTCCCTCAGGAATGTCGTGCTGGTCGGCCACAGCGGATCCGGCAAGACCACGCTGGTCGAGGCCCTCGCCCTGACCGCGGGAGCGGTCAACCGGGCCGGCCGGGTCGAGGACGGCGCCACCGTCTCCGACTACGACGAGATCGAGCACCGCCGGCAGCGCTCGGTCCAGCTGTCCCTCGTCCCCGTCGAATGGGGCGGAATCAAGATCAATATTTTGGACACCCCCGGGTACGCCGACTTCGTGGGGGAACTCAGGGCCGGTCTGCGCGCCGCGGACGCGGCCCTTTTCGTCGTCTCGGCCTCGGACGGGATCGACGGCGCCACCCGCATGGTCTGGGACGAGTGCGAGGCCGTCGGCATGCCCCGCGCCATCGTCGTGACCCACCTGGAGGCCGCCCGCTCCGACTACACGCAGATGACCACCGTCTGCGGCGAGATCTTCGGCGCCGACGACCCCGACGCCGTCATCCCCCTCTACCTGCCCCTGCACGGCCCGGCCGGTCCCGACGGGCACGCCCCCGTCACCGGCCTGCTCGGCCTGCTCTCGCAGCGCGTCTACGAGTACGCCTCGGGCGAGCGCGTGGAGCGCGACCCCGACCCCGACGAGCTCTCCCTCATCGCCGACGCCCGCGCCCGGCTCATCGAGGGGATCATCGCCGAGAGCGAGGACGAGGGCCTCATGGACCGCTACCTCGGCGGCGAGGAGATCGACCTCAAGACCCTCGTCGACGACCTGGAGCGGGCGGTGGCGCGCGGCACCTTCCACCCCGTCCTGATGGCCGCCCCCGCCGTCGACGGCGCCCGCCAGGGCCTGGGCACCGTGGAACTCCTCGAACTGGTCACCGGCGGCTTCCCCACGCCCCTGGAACGCGCCGCCGTCACCGTCACCCGCCCCGACGGCTCCGCCCGGCCCGCCGTCACCTGCGACCCCGACGGCTCCCTCGTCGCCGAGGTCGTCAAGACCTCCTCCGACCCCTACGTCGGCCGCGTCTCCCTCGTACGCGTCTTCTCCGGCACCCTGAAGGCCGAGGACACCGTCCACGTCAGCGGGCACGGCCTCGCCGACCGCGGGCACGAGGACCACGATGTCGACGAGCGGGTGGGGTCCCTCTCCTCCCCCTTCGGCAAACAGCAGCGCGTCCTGACCCGGTGCATCGCCGGCGACCTCGCCTGCGTCGCCAAGCTCACCCGCGCGGAGACAGGCGACACCCTCTCCGCCAAGGACGATCCGCTCCTCATGGAGCCCTGGACCATGCCGGACCCGCTGCTCCCCCTCGCCATCGAGGCCCACAGCAAGGCCGACGAGGACAAGCTCTCGCAGGGCCTGGCCCGGCTCGTCGCCGAGGACCCCACCATGCGGCTGGAGCAGAACCCGCACACCCACCAGGTCGTCCTGTGGTGCCTCGGCGAGGCCCACCAGGACGTGGCGCTGGAGCGGCTGCGCACCCGCTACGGGGTCCAGGTCGACCCGGTCCCGCACAAGGTGAGCCTGCGCGAGACCTTCGGCGCCAAGGCCACCGGGCGCGGCCGGCACGTCAAACAGTCCGGTGGTCACGGCCAGTTCGCCATCTGCGAGATCGAGGTGGAGCCGCTCCCGCCCGGCAGCGGCATCGAGTTCGTCGACAAGGTGGTCGGGGGCGCCGTGCCCCGGCAGTTCATCCCGTCCGTGGAGAAGGGCGTACGTGCGCAGGCCGCTCGCGGGGTCGCCGCCGGATACCCGCTGGTCGACGTGCGCGTCACCCTCCGCGACGGCAAGGCGCACTCGGTGGACTCCTCCGACGCCGCCTTCCAGACGGCCGGCGCCCTCGCGCTGCGCGAGGCCGCCGCCGAGGCCCGCATCGACCTGCTCGAACCGGTCGCCGAGCTCGCCGTCCTCGTTCCCGACGAGTACGTCGGCCCGGTCATGAGCGACCTCGCGGGCCGTCGCGGCCGTGTCGTCGGCACCGACCAGGCGGGCCCCGGGCGCACGCGGGTGCGCGCCGAGATCCCCGAGATCGAGATCGGCCGCTACGCCGTCGAGCTGCGCTCCGTCTCGCACGGCACGGGCCGCTTCGCCCGCGCGTACGCCCGCCACGAGCCGATGCCGCCGCAGATCGCGGAAAAGGTGCGCGAACAGAACGGAAAGGGAAGTTAGTTGTCGTAGAACCGGGTTCGGCCGCCCACCCAACCAGCTTGCGGTGGGCGGCATTTCCCTGTCCCATGACCATGGGGCGAGATCCGCCGATAGGCTCATCGGCGCACCAAAAGAGCACGAACGCACAGCGATGGGGGCAGCGGTGGCGGACGACGGATTCGACTTCAGGCCCGGAGCGCAGGTCCCGCTGCAGGGTGGCGGGGGGCAGACGGCGGCGACCAACGCCCTCGCCTCGGCCGCGTACCGCGACGGCGGCAAGGACAGCAAGCTCGAGAAGATAATCACCGCCAACAGCGAGAACCACCCCGCGACGGTCAAGCCCCCGAAGATCTCCCTCTTCGAGCCCAGCCTGGGCGAGGCCTTCTGCCGCGCCGTGGAGGCACGGACGCTCGGGGCGGACCGCAAGCCGCTCATCCAGTCCTTCGGCGCCGATCCGCAGACGGTGGTGGAGCACTGTCTGGCCGCCTCGCACATCCGCAAGGAGCGCGACCGCCGACTCCGGCTGATCATGCTGGTCTGCGGTGTGCTGTTCCTGCCCGGGCTGCTGCTGTGGCTGGGCCTGTTCCAGCTGCGCAAGAGCCTCGCCTCCGAGGAGGGCCGGAGCTCGTGGCTGGGCACCGTACTCCTCGTCGGCGTCGCCGTCGTGGTGGCCGTCCTGATGTTCCGGCTGCCGCTGACCGGCTTCCTCGGCCTGTACGCCCGCGCCATGATCATCGCCCCGGCCCTGGGCTGGCTGCTCGCCCGCCGTACCTGCGAGGCCACCGCCAGGGACCTGCGCTCCCGCTGGGACGGGCTGCTGGCGGGCGGCGGGGTCGGCGCCAAGATCCCGGAGGCCGTGCCCGGCAACCCCGACGAGAAGGCCCGCGAGGACCTGCGCCACCAGCTCGCCAAGCTGACCGCGGAGGACCGCAGCAACCAGGTCTTCTACGCGGGCCCCAAGGGCATCCTCGGCATGGGGACCCGGTGGGGCAGCTGGCAGATGGCCGAGGAACTGGCTCCCAGGAGCGAGGGCATGGAGATCCACCCCTTCCGCAGCTGGGACGTCGTACGCGCGATCGACTCCCAGCTCCGCAAGCTGGAGCGGGGACCGCTGCACACCGGCGGCTTCCCGCCCGCCGCGATCCAGCACTGGATCGTCACCCCGATCGGCGAGGGCGCCGCCGAGGTGGCACGCCCCACCGGCGAGAACGTGGACGCCTTCCTCATCAAGCCGCACGAGATCACCCGGATCTGCAACGAGCAGCAGTTCAGCGCCGGCAACCGGCACTACCTGGGCATCCAGTACCCGCTCTGGGACGGCCAGCTGGTCATCAACATGCTGGTCACGGTCACCGTGCTGTACAAAACGCTGCGCGTGGACGTCACCGCGCACGCGCTGGGCCCCGTACACGGGCTGTTCACGACCAAGTCCGCGGCCCCGACCGTGGAAGTGCCCAAGAGCATCCGCTTCTGGGAGACGGTCGAGCGGCCGCTGCCGCTGGTGGACGTGCAGGAGGTGGTGCGCCTCGCGGTGCGTGCCCCGCTGACCTGGTACCCGCCGCTCCTCGACTACTTCGGCGGCAAGCTGGTCCTGCCCGAGCCCTTCGGCCTGCGTCACGTCTGGGCGAGCTCGATGTGGCGCCACCGGTTCATGGCGGACGACGCCCTGCGCACGGTGGCCCCGGTCCTTCGGTCGATCCACGCGGCGACCTTCAAGGTGCTGGAGGAGAACGGCGTCGACACCGACCGCTTCACCAACCGCTCCTCGATCATGAGCGGGCTCATCCAGGAGCCCGCTCCGCGCAAGGCCGACGTCTACGACGCGTAGCTAGGCTGGAGGGGCGGCCGAGGAGGGACCATGACCGAGCGCAAACCACCGGGTGTCAGCTTCGAGTCCTTCGTGGACCGGCAGATCCGGCAGGCCACCGAACGCGGTGACTTCGAGAGCCTGCCCGGCTACGGCAAGCCGCTGGCCTACCTCGACGCGCCCTACGACGAGCTGTGGTGGATCAAGGGCAAGTTGCACCGTGAGGGCTTCGCCGTCCTGCCTCCGGCGCTCGCGCTGCGCAAGGAGGCGGAGGACGCCCGGGAGAAGGTCCGCGGGGCCCGCACCGAACGCCAGGTGCGGGACGTCCTCACGGAGATCAACGAGAAGATCCGCGCGGCCCTGCGCATGCCCCCGCCGGGCCCGCCCCTGGGACTGACCGAGTTCGACGTCGAGGCCGAGCTGGAGGACTGGCGCCGGACGCGCAGGGACGGGCCCCGGCAGGATCCGGCCTGATCCGGCCCCTTCTGACTCGATCCGGCCAGATCGTCGAGCAGCTTCTACGACACCTAGTGCCGCATCAGACAACGTTCGCCCTGTATTACCGCTGGGAAACTCCTCGAAATAGTCTCCCCGACGCGGCCGAGGATGGTCCCTTTCTGGCCTCTGGTGGGTGCTTGGGGGGACACGGGGTCGGGGTCTGGAGGGGTTCCTTCCCTGCCTTCTCCGGGGGCCGTAGCAGCCCACTCCAGCCGTCGTCATATGCCGTCTGACCTGGCCTTTCATGCCCGTCGTTCCTATCATCGGTCTCGGTCGAAAGGGGGGCCGGATGGACCGGACCGTACGCACTGTCGAGGACGTTCTCGCGCTCTTGGACGGGCTCTTCGCATCTGAATCCGAGGCCGGCCGCTTGGCGACGGGCGACGGCAAGGGCTTCTGGGACCGCTTCTATGCCGACCGGTCAAGGCCGGTCCCGTTCTTCGTGTCTAAGCCGGACGAGAACCTGGCCGCCTATCTCGACCAGGGCCTGATCGCTCCCGGTCGGGTCCTGGACCTGGGGTGCGGGCCGGGCCGGAATGCTCTGTACCTCGCATCGCGCGGCTTCGAGGTGGACGCCGTCGACCTCTCTCCCGTTGCCGTCGCCTGGAGCCAGGACCGGGCCCACGCGGCTGGAGTCGACATCCGCTTCCTGTGCGGTGACGCTTTCGCCCTCCCCGTCACCGAGTTGAGCGGCCCGTACGACCTGGTCGTCGACTCAGGGTGCTTCCACCACCTACCGCCGCACCGCCGCGTCAGCTACCTGGCCCTCCTCGACCGCGTCCTCGCACCTGGCGGCCATCTCGCACTCACCTGCTTCGCCGCCGGCGAGGCGGGAACGGGGTCGGAACTCGCCGACGCGGACCTCTACCGTGAACGCGAACTGCAAGGCGGCCTCGCCTACACACCCGAATCGCTGCGCTGGATCTTCTCTGACCTGGTAGAGGTCGAACTGCGCCGCATGCGCGAGGAACCGCCCGAGTCAGCACTGTTCGGCGTGACGTTCCTGTGGACCGCATTGTTCCGTCGGGGTGCGGCTGCGTCAGGCGACGTTCGCCCTGTTCACGATCCCGCGTAGGCGCTCGTCCTGGACATGCTTGTTCCGCCAGATGATGTAGCGGCGGATCATGCTGCCCTGCTCCTTGTGACTGGCGTGGTCGGTGCCGTCGAGGCTGAAGTAGCGCAGGGCGGTGAACTGGGCCTCGATGCGGTTCAGCCACGAGGAGTTGGTCGGGGTGTAGGCGATCTCGACGTTGTTGGCCTCGGCCCAGTCCGCGACCCGGCGGCACCGCTTCGTGGTCAGATGCGGTGAGTAGTTGTCGCACACGATCGCGATGCGCTTCCCGATGGGGTGCAGGGAGCGCAGGTAGCGGCAGAACTCCAGGAACTTGGAGCGGTTCTTGGTCTTCTTGATGTGGCCGTAGAACTGGTCCTTGCCCAGGTCGTAGGCAGCGAACAGATGCCGGACGCCGTGCGGGCGGGTGTAGGTGGCCCGACGGCGTGGCCGTGGCTCCCGCTCAGGATCCTTGCCCTTACCGCCACGCTCGGCCCACTGGCACCCGGGGTGGGGCTGGAGGTTGAGCGGGCCGAACTCATCCATGCAGAAAATGATCTCGGGCTCGCCCTGCTCGGGGACGACCTCGCCGTCGGCGATCGCGTAGAGATGCTCGACCCGGGCCTTCTTCGCCTCGTAGTCGGGGTCGTTCGAGGCCTTCCAGGTCTTCACGCGTTGAAAGGAGACGCCCTCCTCGCGGAGCAGGACACGAAGGCCCTCGTGGCTGATGTCGTCGACCACCCCCTCGGCGACCAGGAAGTCCGCCAGCTTGACCAGGCTCCACGTCGAGAACGGCAGGCCGTGCTCGGCCGGCTTCGACTTTGCGATCTTCTTGATCTCGCGGCGCTCGGGCAGCGTGAAGATTCGGGGCCGGCCGCCCTTGTACTTCGGGTAGAGCGAGTCGAAACCGTCGGCATTGAAGTTGTGCAGGACGTCGCGGACCCGATCCGGGCTGGTGAACGTCACCGTCGCGACCTTGGCGGCGGACATCCCCTGCGCGGACAACAGCACCAACTGGGCACGCCGCCAGGTCACCACCGAACCGGTGCCCCGGCGGAATATCCGCAGCAGCCTCCGGCCTTCATCGTCGTCGATCTCCCGCACCCGCACCCGTTCGGCCACCTGGACAGGATGGCCGACGCGCGCCGTCCGGGCCGGTACCCGGACGGCGCGTCACAACGGGGCGAACGTTGTCTGATGCGGCACTAGTCGTTCGGCCAGGCGTCGGCCAGCATCTGGCGGGTGTCCGCGAGGAGTTGGGGCAGCACCTTGGTATGACCCACGACCGGCATGAAGTTCGTGTCCCCGCCCCAGCGGGGCACGATGTGCTGGTGCAGGTGCGCGGCGATGCCTGCGCCGGCGGCCGCGCCCTGGTTCATGCCGATGTTGAATCCGTGCGCACCCGAGGCCTTGCGCAGCGCGATCATGGCCCGTTTGGTGAGGTCGGCCAGCTCGGCCGTCTCCAGCGCGTCGAGCTCCGTGTAGTCCGCGACGTGCCGGTACGGGACCACCATCAGGTGGCCGCCGTTGTACGGGTAGAGGTTCAGCACGGCGTACACGTGCCGGCCCCGCGCGACGACCAGGCCGTCCTGGTCCGACATCTCCGGAATCCCGCAGAAGGGACAGCCGTCCCCGGCCTCCGGGCCGGTCGGCTTGTTCTCCCCTTGGATGTAGGCCATCCGGTGGGGCGTCCACAGACGCTGGAACGCGTCCTGCGTGCCCACACCGATCTGCTGCTCCGGCTGAGTCGTCATGGCGGCAAGCATATGACCTTGGCTTCGGGTACGAGGAAGGCCCCCGGGAAGTGATCACTTCCCGGGGGCCTTCCCGTGCCGGACGAGCCGGATCAGGCGGTCCGGAGCCGGTCCGGACGCTTCGTGCCTCAGACCTGGACGCGGTCCGCGACGACCTTGGCCAGCTTGGCCAGCGCCTCGTCCTTGGCGATGCCGTTCTCCTGCGAACCGTCGCGGTAGCGGAAGGAGACCGTGCCCGCGGCCATGTCCTCGTCGCCGACGATGATCATGAACGGCACCTTGAGCTTCTGGTGGTTGCGGATCTTCTTCTGCATGCGGTCGGAGGAGGCGTCCACCTCGACCCGCAGGCCCTGCTTCTTCGCCGCCGCGGCGAACTCCTGCAGGTACTCGACGTGCCCGTCGCCGATCGGGATGCCGACCGCCTGGACCGGGGCGAGCCACGGCGGCATGGCGCCCGCGTAGTGCTCCAGCAGCACGGCGAAGAACCGCTCGATCGAACCGAACAGCGCACGGTGGATCATGACCGGGCGCTGACGCGAGCCGTCCGGCGCGGTGTACTCGAGGTTGAAGCGCTCCGGCAGGTTGAAGTCCAGCTGCACGGTCGACATCTGCCAGGTACGGCCGATGGCGTCCTTGCACTGGACCGAGATCTTCGGACCGTAGAAGGCGGCGCCGCCCGGGTCCGGGACCAGCGGGAGGCCCTGCTTCTCGGCGACCTGCGCGAGGACCGCGGTCGCCTCCTCCCAGGCCTCGTCCGAGCCGACGAACTTCTCCGGGTCCTTGGTGGACAGCTCCAGGTAGAAGTCGGTCAGGCCGTAGTCGCGCAGCAGGTTGAGCACGAAGGTGAGGGTCGTGTCGAGCTCCTCCGCCATCTGCTCGCGGGTGCAGTAGATGTGCGCGTCGTCCTGGGTGAAGCCGCGGGCGCGGGTCAGGCCGTGGACCACACCGGACTTCTCGTACCGGTACACGGTGCCGAACTCGAAGAGGCGCAGCGGCAGTTCGCGGTAGGAGCGGCCGCGCGCGTCGAAGATCAGGTTGTGCATCGGGCAGTTCATGGGCTTGAGGTAGTAGTCGGTACCACCGTCGAGCTGCATGGGGGGGTACATGCCCTCCGCGTACCAGTCCAGGTGGCCGCTCTTCTCGAAGAGGGCGCCCTTGGTGGCGTGCGGGGAGTAGACGAACTCGTAGCCCTCCTCCTCGTGCCGCTTGCGCGAGTAGTCCTCCATGGTCCGGCGGATGATGCCGCCGCGCGGGTGGAAGACGGCGAGGCCGGAGCCGATCTCGTCGGGGATGGAGAAGAGGTCGAGCTCGTTGCCGAGCTTGCGGTGGTCGCGCTTCTCGGCCTCGGCGAGGAAGTCGAGGTGGGCCTTCAGCTCTTCCTTGGACGGCCACGCGGTGCCGTAGATGCGCTGGAGCATCGGGTTCTTCTCGCTGCCGCGCCAGTAGGCGGCCGCGTTGCGCATGAGCTTGAAGGCCGGGATGTTCCGGGTGGTGGGCAGGTGGGGACCGCGGCAGAGGTCCTTCCAGCACAGGTCGCCGGTCTTCGCGTCCAGGTTGTCGTAGATGGTCAGCTCGCCGCCGCCCACCTCGACGTTCGCACCGTCGTCGGTGGACGCCGAGCCCTTGATGCCGATGAGCTCCAGCTTGTACGGCTCGTCGGCCAGCTCCTCGCGGGCCGCCTCGTCGGTGACGACGCGGCGGGAGAAGCGCTGGCCGCGCTTCTGGATCTCCTGCATCTTCTTCTCGATGGCCTTCAGGTCCTCCGGGGTGAAGGGCCGGGCCACGTCGAAGTCGTAGTAGAAGCCGTTCTGGACCGGCGGGCCGATGCCCAGCTTGGCCTCGGGGAACAGCTCCTGCACGGCCTGCGCCATGACGTGCGCGGTCGAGTGGCGCAGGATGTTCAGGCCGTCCTCGGAGGAGATCTCCACCGGTTCGACGGTCTCGCCGTCCTGCACCTCGTACGCGAGGTCCTTGAGCTCGCCCGCGATGCGCGCGGCGACGATGGTGCGCTCGCCGGCGAAGAGCTCCGCCGCCGTAGTGCCCGTGGCCACCACGCGCTCGTCCCGCTCGGAATCGCGTTGGATGATCACACGGACGTCTGACACCGGTCTCTCCTGACTCAGGGGGTGCGCGGGCGAACGCCGCGCGCCTGAATCGTACCGAGCGGAGTGGCTGCGCCGCTAAACGGTTACCGGTGGGGTCCGGGCAGCGGGGCCGGGGGCGGCCCGCCGACGCGTAACGTGGCCCGCCATGCAGATACGCGCGCTGGACCTCACCGACGATGCCACCGCGGCGGCCGTGCACCGGATCGGGCGGGCCGCGTACACGGTGGAGGCCGGCCTCATCGGCTTCGACGGCATCCCGGCCCTGGGTGAGAGCCTCGCCGAAATGCGGGGCCGCGCTCTGCACTGGCTCGGCGCGTTCTCCGGGGACGGCACGCTCGACGGCTTCCTCGCCTGGGAGGAGGAGGCCGCTGTCGTCTCCATCGACCGGCTGTGCGTGGACCCCGGGCGGTTCCGGCGGGGGGTCGGCTCGATGCTGCTGCGCCATGTCCTGGTGGAGATGTTCCCCGGACGGGCCGTCGAGGTCACGACCGGCGCCGCCAACGCTCCCGCGGTGACCCTCTACGAAC is drawn from Streptomyces sp. NBC_01232 and contains these coding sequences:
- a CDS encoding elongation factor G-like protein EF-G2: MGATSHQAGAAGRALTADRPSSLRNVVLVGHSGSGKTTLVEALALTAGAVNRAGRVEDGATVSDYDEIEHRRQRSVQLSLVPVEWGGIKINILDTPGYADFVGELRAGLRAADAALFVVSASDGIDGATRMVWDECEAVGMPRAIVVTHLEAARSDYTQMTTVCGEIFGADDPDAVIPLYLPLHGPAGPDGHAPVTGLLGLLSQRVYEYASGERVERDPDPDELSLIADARARLIEGIIAESEDEGLMDRYLGGEEIDLKTLVDDLERAVARGTFHPVLMAAPAVDGARQGLGTVELLELVTGGFPTPLERAAVTVTRPDGSARPAVTCDPDGSLVAEVVKTSSDPYVGRVSLVRVFSGTLKAEDTVHVSGHGLADRGHEDHDVDERVGSLSSPFGKQQRVLTRCIAGDLACVAKLTRAETGDTLSAKDDPLLMEPWTMPDPLLPLAIEAHSKADEDKLSQGLARLVAEDPTMRLEQNPHTHQVVLWCLGEAHQDVALERLRTRYGVQVDPVPHKVSLRETFGAKATGRGRHVKQSGGHGQFAICEIEVEPLPPGSGIEFVDKVVGGAVPRQFIPSVEKGVRAQAARGVAAGYPLVDVRVTLRDGKAHSVDSSDAAFQTAGALALREAAAEARIDLLEPVAELAVLVPDEYVGPVMSDLAGRRGRVVGTDQAGPGRTRVRAEIPEIEIGRYAVELRSVSHGTGRFARAYARHEPMPPQIAEKVREQNGKGS
- a CDS encoding J-domain-containing protein; protein product: MTERKPPGVSFESFVDRQIRQATERGDFESLPGYGKPLAYLDAPYDELWWIKGKLHREGFAVLPPALALRKEAEDAREKVRGARTERQVRDVLTEINEKIRAALRMPPPGPPLGLTEFDVEAELEDWRRTRRDGPRQDPA
- a CDS encoding HIT family protein, whose translation is MLAAMTTQPEQQIGVGTQDAFQRLWTPHRMAYIQGENKPTGPEAGDGCPFCGIPEMSDQDGLVVARGRHVYAVLNLYPYNGGHLMVVPYRHVADYTELDALETAELADLTKRAMIALRKASGAHGFNIGMNQGAAAGAGIAAHLHQHIVPRWGGDTNFMPVVGHTKVLPQLLADTRQMLADAWPND
- a CDS encoding GNAT family N-acetyltransferase, translated to MQIRALDLTDDATAAAVHRIGRAAYTVEAGLIGFDGIPALGESLAEMRGRALHWLGAFSGDGTLDGFLAWEEEAAVVSIDRLCVDPGRFRRGVGSMLLRHVLVEMFPGRAVEVTTGAANAPAVTLYERLGLTRGPDFSPVPGLTMAAFGRAAANAACDGGRGSSDRV
- a CDS encoding IS630 family transposase, which gives rise to MAERVRVREIDDDEGRRLLRIFRRGTGSVVTWRRAQLVLLSAQGMSAAKVATVTFTSPDRVRDVLHNFNADGFDSLYPKYKGGRPRIFTLPERREIKKIAKSKPAEHGLPFSTWSLVKLADFLVAEGVVDDISHEGLRVLLREEGVSFQRVKTWKASNDPDYEAKKARVEHLYAIADGEVVPEQGEPEIIFCMDEFGPLNLQPHPGCQWAERGGKGKDPEREPRPRRRATYTRPHGVRHLFAAYDLGKDQFYGHIKKTKNRSKFLEFCRYLRSLHPIGKRIAIVCDNYSPHLTTKRCRRVADWAEANNVEIAYTPTNSSWLNRIEAQFTALRYFSLDGTDHASHKEQGSMIRRYIIWRNKHVQDERLRGIVNRANVA
- the thrS gene encoding threonine--tRNA ligase, giving the protein MSDVRVIIQRDSERDERVVATGTTAAELFAGERTIVAARIAGELKDLAYEVQDGETVEPVEISSEDGLNILRHSTAHVMAQAVQELFPEAKLGIGPPVQNGFYYDFDVARPFTPEDLKAIEKKMQEIQKRGQRFSRRVVTDEAAREELADEPYKLELIGIKGSASTDDGANVEVGGGELTIYDNLDAKTGDLCWKDLCRGPHLPTTRNIPAFKLMRNAAAYWRGSEKNPMLQRIYGTAWPSKEELKAHLDFLAEAEKRDHRKLGNELDLFSIPDEIGSGLAVFHPRGGIIRRTMEDYSRKRHEEEGYEFVYSPHATKGALFEKSGHLDWYAEGMYPPMQLDGGTDYYLKPMNCPMHNLIFDARGRSYRELPLRLFEFGTVYRYEKSGVVHGLTRARGFTQDDAHIYCTREQMAEELDTTLTFVLNLLRDYGLTDFYLELSTKDPEKFVGSDEAWEEATAVLAQVAEKQGLPLVPDPGGAAFYGPKISVQCKDAIGRTWQMSTVQLDFNLPERFNLEYTAPDGSRQRPVMIHRALFGSIERFFAVLLEHYAGAMPPWLAPVQAVGIPIGDGHVEYLQEFAAAAKKQGLRVEVDASSDRMQKKIRNHQKLKVPFMIIVGDEDMAAGTVSFRYRDGSQENGIAKDEALAKLAKVVADRVQV
- a CDS encoding class I SAM-dependent methyltransferase, with product MDRTVRTVEDVLALLDGLFASESEAGRLATGDGKGFWDRFYADRSRPVPFFVSKPDENLAAYLDQGLIAPGRVLDLGCGPGRNALYLASRGFEVDAVDLSPVAVAWSQDRAHAAGVDIRFLCGDAFALPVTELSGPYDLVVDSGCFHHLPPHRRVSYLALLDRVLAPGGHLALTCFAAGEAGTGSELADADLYRERELQGGLAYTPESLRWIFSDLVEVELRRMREEPPESALFGVTFLWTALFRRGAAASGDVRPVHDPA
- the pgsA gene encoding phosphatidylinositol phosphate synthase — encoded protein: MLNKYARAFFTRVLTPFAAFLLRRGVSPDAVTLIGTAGVVAGALFFFPRGEFFWGTITITLFVFSDLVDGNMARQAGVSSRWGAFLDSTLDRVADAAIFGGLALWYAGSGNDNALCAVAIFCLASGQVVSYTKARGESIGLPVAVNGLIERAERLVISLVAAGLSGLQTFGVPSWIGVLLPIALWIVAVGSLVTLIQRVVTVRRESAEADAAAAAAEGGAA